GCGCCGCCACCACCTTGATGCGGTTATTGACCTGTGCGCGGGTAAGCTCCCGGCAGGTTTCTTCCTCACCGTAGATCCACTGGCGCATGACCACGCGGTCTGGGTCGGTTTCCGCTTGGAAGAGCTTCTCTGCCAACTGGGCCAAGGTGAACTCGGGCGCTAAGAACTGCCCCATCTGCGCTTTTAGATCCATCGATTCTCCTTAGGTAAATGGTTTCGGTAATAAAACTATCGGAGTTGGGGGAATGGTTGTTACGCGGCGTCGATAAGCTGGCGGGCCCAGCCCACTACCCACTGGTTGGCAGTCGTGCCATCGATAACGCCACTATTGGAGGCGTACTGCGCATGCACGCCATTCGCGGCAATCAAACCCTGCGCGCGCTCTAGCGCATTGGTCACGTTAGGCGGGGCATCACACACCGAATCATTGGGCGCGCAAATCTGGAAAGTGCGATCCGCCAGGCTACCGAACCCATTATGGCGCGCACCACGCATGGAAGCACCCGGCACGATGGGCTGCACCAATCCGGATACGGGCTGAAGGGCAATTTCTGCACCGACGCCACCCACCTTGCGGCCTGGGTTTTGCCCGACGCCATTTTGGCGGCGGCCGTCTGCGATAAGGGCCACGCCTGCGATGTTTTCCGCCGGCACCGCGCCTTGGCCGCCACCAATCTCATCGGCAACGTCGCCTGCAATCACCGCGCCCTGAGAAAAGCCGCTCAGAATGAACTTGGTAGCTGGGCAGCTTTGGTGAACGCTACGCAGCTCGTCGTTCATCTTGGCGGTTCCCTCAGTGCGGGAATCGTCGTAGCTCATTTCGTGCTGCGCATTAATATTTTTAAATTGCGCGGTATAGGGAAGGGTCCAAACCTTCACGTCATCCCCGTAGGCCTCCTGCAGCGGTTTCGTAATAGACAGCATGAACGAGCGCGGGTTGGCAGAAGGATTAATGGGGTCGTCGTCAGCCGCGGACTCCCAGGTGCCCGGGGCAGAAATGAACTCCACACGGGGGCACCACTCGGGCTGCTGCGGTTGCGGCGGCGCGGCCTGCTCCGTGGTGTGCGGAGCCGGGGAATCAGTGCCTTGGTTGAGGTAACGCGACGCGCCCACGCCAATGACAGCTAATACGACGAGGGCCGCGACAACGGTAATAGTTTTTCGCATGGATTAGTTGTACCAGGTAAACCTAGCAAATCCCTGAACGTGCAGAATCCTTGATGAGCTGGGAAAGCTCCTCAAAACTCTGCGTGGTGCGCTGCTGCTCGATGAGCTGGCCGGCAACCGCAGAAATGGTGACCTCATTCTCGTCACAGGCCGCTTTGCCGGCTCCAAGGAGCTGATCCTCAACGCCATCGACGTTAACGCCGGCGTCCTTGAGCTTGTCCAAGTACTTGGCGTCCGGTTCCGGCACCTCAGCGGACGGGATTTCAGAGATCTCGCGCGCACCGCGGTCTTCTTGCGACTTAGAGGTGGCACTCTCCGAAGAAGAGGAAGGGGCCTCGGACTCCCGCTCGAGGGGCGCGACCTCGGTCTCTTGCGGCGGTTCGCTATCCACCGTGGCGGAATCGCAGCCCGCAAGACCCAAGCACAGCGCCGCGCCCACAACTACTAGCTTGCGCATAGCTACTTCTTCTCGGTCCGAACCTGGCCGAGGACCTCGCTGATCTTGCCGTGCTGGAATTCCTGGCTCAGGCCGCCAGCGGCAATCTCGGAGTAGTCAGAAGTAGGCCAGCCGAACTCGCCCTGCTCCCAGCCAGCCTGGCCCCAGCGGTCCATGATCTTGCTCTTCAAAATGTAGTGCGCGCCAGTCTTCGGGGACCAGTAGATGTTGCCCTTTTCAAAGGTCTGGAAGAAGCCGCCATTGACGGCGTTCTCACCGGACGTCGGGAAGCCGAGCGCAGATTCAGCGCCGCCCATGTCCTTGTACTTGGCGCCGATAGCGCCGTGGACTACCTGGTTGGAGCCATCCGGGTTACGGGTCAGGACGCCATCCTGGAATTCCTGCATGTAGCCCTCGCCGACCTTCTTGACCGGGCCGGTCGGGTACTTCAGGTCGCCCTTTTCGTAGCCGTTCTTGCCCCAGGCCTGGAACATATCGCCGGTAATCTCCCAAGCACCGGTCTCCGGGGACCAGTAGATGGAGCCGTGCTCGAAGTGCACGAAGCGGCCCTTGCCGTCCGGGGTCTTAGACTCGCCGGTCTTAGGGAAGCCCAGCCAGGAGGTAGGTCCGCCGATTTCGGCGTAGCGGGCACCAATGCGGCCGAAGAGGGCGTGCGCACCGGTATCCGGGGACCAGTAAGCGGTACCAGACTCGAAGTCCTGGGCCTTGCCCTTCTTAGCGACGTCGTACTCGTTATTCAAGCAAGAGCCAATGACGCCGCTCTTGGTCTCCTTGGCGATGGCGCCGATGGCCTCACAGTCCGCACCGCGATCAGCCTTGTCCATCTCGAGGGCATCTGCGATGTAGGGCCATGCCTGCTGCATCTCAAACTGCCAGTATTCCCAGCTGTGCACGCCGGATGGGCGGAACTTAATCACTGGGTTAATCTTGGCGCGCTTTGCGTAGTCCACATAGGTCTGGGTGGACATGCGGGAAATGACCTCCAAGCCCATACCGGCAAGGTTGGCCTGACCCTTGGCTACGGAGTTGGCGTTACCAAAGTCATCCTTGCCCGAACCTGCAGAGACATAGACCTTCATGTCCTTCAGGTTTTCAATGCCCAGCTTCGGATCGTGGTCGATCCAGTTTTGGGAACCTGGCTCGCCCCACATCTTGCGGGAATCATAACCGCCGGCATCGCGCTGCGCAGCCATGATGGCTTCCGGCATGCCGCGCGTAGTGGTGTCCAGGTAACCGGAGAAGGAGCCCACGAAGTTGAACAGGTGCGGGTTGCGCTCAGCCAAGTTCATCGCGGCGGTGCCGCCCATGGACAGGCCGGTGACCGCACGCTTATGGTTCGAGCGGTACTCATTGTCCAAGATCGGGATCAATTCCTTGGTGAGGAAGGTCTCCCACATGTAGCGCTTACCGCGGTCTGCCTGCTCCCAGTCCGAGTAGAAGGAAGATTCGCCGCCTACCGGCATCACTAGGTTGACGTTACGGTCAGCGTACTGGTTCAGAATATTGGTCTCGATGGTCCAGCCGGACTCATCGTCACGTGCACGCAGGCCGTCGAGTGCCCATACCTCTGGGAACTTCTTTTCTGGGTGGGAGTACCAGTCACGAGCCAGCTGGATTTGTACCTTCTGCTCTTTGTCCGGCATAGCCGCGGACTTGATGTAGACCATCAGGTGGCGGTTGGTCAGGTACTCCACACGGTTGATCTTCACGCCCTCCGGCAGGCCCTTAACATCCGGGTATTCGGTGTTCAGCGGGGTGCGGGCGGGCGGATCCTTCGGTGCGAAGTGATCGGACAGGCTGGAATCGCCGCCGATTGCGGAAGAGAGATCGCCTACGGAAGATTGTGCGGTGGCGTTTGGCAGCAGAGCCAAACCCACCGCAATAGCGGTAGGTACTGCGGCCACTGCAAGGCCCTTGCGAGCTTTGCTCGGGGAAGTGCTTTTGCGCATAGGTAAACGTCCTTGAAGATTTGCCGCGGTACCTTCCGAGGGTTCCCCTCCCCCGGACCGATGCCTGCGGCGTGAGCTGTCTATCGTGTGCTCAAGTTTAAGTTGAACTTGAGACTTACGCTAGACTGACACGCCGCTACATTGCCGGGGAGTTGCCCGGGCTATCCTGTCCGCTCACGCGGTACAGGTGCTCGTTGACAAACTCGCCGACACCCCAGCGTGCCAGCTCGCGGCCGTAGCCGGAGCGGTTCACGCCACCGAAAGGCAGGCCTGCTGCGGTTACCGACGCCTCGTTGACAAACGTCATGCCATCGTTGAGCTGGTTTGCCACCTCGAACGCGGCATCCAGGTCGGTGCCCCAGACGGAGCTGGACAGACCATACTCCGAGTTATTGGCAATCTCGATAGCCTCTTCAACATCCTTGGCCTTGTAGACAATAGCCACAGGGCCGAAGATCTCGTTGCAGCCTACGTCGGTGGATGGGTCGACGTCGGTAAGCAGCGCAGGCTCCATGTAGGCGCCCTCGCGGTCAATCTTCTTGCCGCCTACGCGAATCTTAGCGTCGCCGTTGGCCGCGGCCTTTTCCAGGCGCTCCACGATCTCATCGCGAGCATCGATGGAGGACAGCGGACCAATGTCGGCATTCTCGTCGTCATAAGTGCCGACCTTCATGTCCCCAATCTTCTTTTCCAGGTACTCCACGGTGCGGTCGTAGAAGTCCTCCAGAACGATGAGGCGCTTTGGCGCGTTGCAGGCCTGGCCGGTGTTGTACATGCGGATCAGGTTGTACTGATCCAGTACCCACTCCAGGTTCTCATCATCAATAACCAGGAACGGGTCGTTGCCGCCCAGCTCCAGTACGGACTTCTTGTAGTTTTCGCCAGCGGTCTTGGCCACGGCAGAGCCCGCACCCTCCGAACCGGTCAGCGAAACACCCTTGATGCGCTTATCCGCTACAAAGGCATCCATCTGGGAACCGGAAGCGTAGATGTTGATGTACGCATCCTTCGGCAGACCAGCCTCTTCCAGGATGTCCTGGCATGCCTGGGAAGACAGCGGGCAGATGGAAGCGTGCTTGAGCACAATGGTGTTACCCAGCAGCAGGTTAGGCGCCGCGAAACGGGCTACCTGGTAGTACGGGAAGTTCCACGGCATGATGCCGAGCAACGGTCCGATCGGCTCCTTGCGCACTACGGTCTTGTCGGCGTTTTGTGCCGGCAGGTACTCGTCGGCAAGCAGCTCGTGCGCGTGCTCGGAGTAGTAGCGGTAAATATCGGCAACAATCTGTACCTCGGCCTTGGCCCAACGGGTCAGCTTGCCCATCTCGCGACCGATGTGGTCTGCCAACTCATCAATGCGCTCTTCATAAAGATCAGCTGCGCGGGACAAAACCGCAGCACGCTCCTCGATGCGAGTGCTACGCCATGCATCGTAGGCCGCGGTGGAACGGTCTAGGATGTCATCGCGCTGCGAGTCATCGATACGTTCAAACTGGTCTTCACTCTTGCCTGTGTTTGGGTTCTCAATAGCGAACATGCGCCCCTGTATAGTCCCAACTCACAAACCTTGCAATGGCCCCCTCCTGAGCTTGAGGAATCGCTCCCACGTCAGCTTCCAATGAATATTCCGGGGCGCCAGAGGACCTGCCGCTCGGTCCACCTCATAGGTGCCATCCTCAAACATCCAGACAATATCTCCGGTAAACGGGTCCATGATGTATCGCACCCGACCATCCGTCTTCACGTTATGGTGATGCTGACACAGGCACACCAGGTTTCCCACACTGGTAGGCCCTTTGTCGCCGTACTCCACTCGGTGATCCAATTGACAATAGTGCGCTGGCATTGAGCACCCTGGCCACCGGCAGGTCGCGTCCCGCCCCTGCACCCAGGCACGGATTTCTTCTGAGGGGACATACTTTTTGACGTCCTCGGCGGTTAGAGTTCGCACCGCAGAGTCATGTGCTAAGTCCTCCCCCAGATCGCACCATCCCGCGCTAGGAATAAAGACGCGGGAAGGATCCTCGCCAGTGCGATAGGTGTTAATCACCACCTTGGTACTAGTGCGGTTGAAGATCAGACTTTCCAGCGCCTCCGCCTTTGAAACTCCCTCTTGTGCTGCCGCTTTATCAATATGTCTAGAAATTGCCGCCGCAGTGGCCTTATCTGTCTTCAACACAATCGTGGCCTGTCCACCCGAATAGGACACCGACACTGCGCGCTCGATCTGCGCCGATAAATCTGGCTTCAGCAGCCCATCAATGAATCCACGCAGGAAATTTCGGATTTCCGGTTCCGTCGGCACATGCTGTCCTGGGTCTTTGGGCGTGAGGAAATCCGCCAAGGCCGCATCAACGAGTTGGATCTGCGCTTCATCCTCGCCGAGGGGGCGCAATTCCACGTCAATAACTTGGAGTCGCGGAAGGTCCAAAATCCAGTGTTCCGTTTGCACTGCGGTAGTAAGCGGCAGTTCGCGCATCCGAAAGTGGGCTTGGATTGCACTTGATACCCGCCATCGCGAAAGACCGAGTCTCTTGGACAATACGGCCAGTGTGCAATCAACGTCGTCTTCTAACTGTGGCAGCACTGCCTGGAACAGTTGCCATGATTGAATTCTTTGCACCATGGCCATGACACACACGGTGTCTTCCATGTCATTGGTAGAAAAATACGCCTGTTTTGGTGGTGCGGTAGCAGTAGTCACGAAAGCTCCCCCTCTAAATAATTTCGCACACCCGATCGAACTGACACCCCTAGATTAACCCAATGGCGAGACGCCCGCAATAGTTAGACGTATATTTGTTCGATACCCGTCGCAAAAGAAAATCCCCTTTCCTTAAGAAAGGGGATTCGGCCGCAAGAATTACCAAGCGTTCATGACGTTAAGCACCTGTGGCTTAGAGCGATTGAGCTGGTAGCCGAACTGCTCCCAGTTGTGCAGACCCTGTGCTGGGTAGTCCACGGTCGGGTTCAGGCCCTGCAGGCGAGCGGCACCCTCCCACACGCGGGTGGTGATATTGGAGCCGACCTCAAGTGCAGCACCGGCGGCTTGGTGCTCCGGCAGGTAGTGAGCATCGCCAGCGCCTGGGACACCAGAGGCCGCGGAGATGTACAGGTTGGTATTGCGCAACTTCGGAATAAGCAGCAGCGGATCGTTCTGGAAACGCTTCGGGTTAAACAGGGAACCGTACATAGCGTTGATGTTGAATCCGCCCGCATCCAGCATGGCAAAGCGCATCATGGTCTGAGCGCCTGGGACCGTGGTGGTCAGGAAGCCGGAGTAGGACAGCGCCTGACGGAACTGGTTCGGGTGCTTTGCAGCCAGGGTCAAGGCGGCACCGGCGCCCATGGACAGGCCAGCAATGGAGTTGTTGTTGCGGGCAACACCGAAGTTGCGCTCCAAGTAGCCAGGAAGCTCGCTGGTCAGGAAGGTTTCCCACTTGTAGTTGACCGGATTTTCAAGGTCGTAGGTAGCAGGACCCTGCCAGTCAGCGTAGAAGGAAGCGGCACCACCGACGGGCATAGCGAGGGTGATGTTGTGCGGCTCGTAAGTCTTGGCAGCATTAACGTCATTTACCCATGCGTTAGTGCGATCGGTGGCACGCAGGCCATCTAGCAGGTAGAGGGCAGCATTGCCGCCGCGCTTTGCCGGCTGAACCTGCACCGGGATGGTGCGGCCCATAGCCTGGGACCAAACGTCGCAACGCTGGACCCACCAGCCAACCTTGTCCCACTCACACGTACCAGTGGCGTCACGGCGCAGCCAGTCGCGGTTGGCTGCCTCTGCCGGCTGGGAACCTGCCACGACGGCCAGGCCCAAAGCTACGGCAACTGCCATGATGACTGAAAGGACGCGACCCTTGATGGATGCAGTCATCTTTCTCCTTCAAACTACTCGGTGATTGTCACTAAGTTCTATCGTCCGGAACCTGTATACCGTTAACGTCACGGATCGATAACAATGTCACAGAATAGTGTAACTTAGGTTCCCCCTAAAGTCTGCATTTAAAGGGATTAACGCAGGTAGTCCGAAGGATCAGAGGAAAAAGTGAGGGTCCGGCCATCGGTCAGAGAGAATTTAATATTTTTCCAGAAACGGTCCCAAGTTAGGGGTTCCCTGTATGTGGCGAAGAGTTTCTGAAAATCGGCGTCGGCAAGCGCGGCGCGAGCCTTGGCCGCCTCGTACTTATCAATCCACGCCGGGATCTCGTCAATATCGGCCGCGGAATCTGCCACCTGCCACGACATATCCAAGCTCTTGTCGTGCCCAATGCGACCGCCCTCGATGCGCGGCTGGCGCGCCGCCAAAGGGTTGCTGAGGCCGATATTGTCCAGCACGCGAATATCCAGCGGCGCATTCATGGAAGACAGACCCAAATTGAGCAGGTAAACGGTCGGCGGATCGGTGCGCGAAGGGTCCGCAGGCGTGGCCGTCCACGAGAACCTATCTTCGCCCTTGATATAGCGGAAGGTCATGGCGTCGCCGGCCTCTAGCTCGTCGATGCCCTCCTGGTAGTCCTCCATAAACTTGGCGCCGAGGAACTCTTCAGCGCGCATAGGAGGATCCTGGCGCTGGGTGGCATAGGTCCAAAAATCACGCTCGTCCACGATGGAAATCTCATCCGCATAGATGCTGCGATCCACCGGATGTCCGCGTAGAACGATAACCAGCGCCCACACCGCACAGAGGACGGAAACGATCCACATGCGTACGCTAACGACAAAAATCGGAAGCAGAAACGCAAAAAGTGGCAGCAGCAGCATGCGGCCGTGCATAAAGTCTCCGCCCACGCGCAAGACGTAGAGCGTATGGATGAGCGCCGCGCCCACAAAAAGATAGGTGGCAGTGGCGGTGGAGCGCAGAGCTGTGGGGCGCAGGTCCGCCTTCCACAGACCCGCAATGGCAAGCACGATGAGCGGCAGGAAGAGCCAGTACGGTCCGGCGAAGTCCGCCAGGTAGGTAAAGCCCTTGCCCCATTCGGAACCGGCCGCGGACTTGGCCACGGCCGTGTGCGGGGTTAGTAGGCCGTAGTAACCCATGCGGAAAATCTCATAGGCCAACGGCAGCGGCACTGCAACGGCAAGAATCTTCCACCAGCGGTGGGATACGAGCAGCACGATTCCCACCAGGCCGCCGTACAGAGCGAGCTCTGGGCGCACCAGCCAGGACAGCCCGGCCCAGAAGGCGAGCCAATAGGCGTCGCTATTGCTCCCGGAGTGGCGGCGCGGGCGCGACCACCGCAACAACAGCCACCACAGCACCGCAAGGTAGAAGATGCACAGACCCCATTCCAGGCCGGAAGTAAAGAAGTCGCGGGCCGGTGGCAGGGCCACATACACAAGTGCGCCGGCCGGGAGGACGGCGCCAGAGCGCATGCTTGCCGACGCCCCCGTGCCGACAACCATTGCTGCTACCGCCAAGAAGAGGCCCAAGTAAATGGCGATGCCTTCCAGGTTTGCGTGGGAGACCCAGCGCACGAGGAAGATGAGGTACTGCCACAGCGTGGAAGTATTGGCCTCGACTCGTTCGCCCATATTGAATACGGGCCCGTTTCCGGCTTCGAGATTGCGCACGGTACGCAGGACGATGAGGCCGTCATCAGAAATCCAGCGGCGAGCGAAGCCGCCCCAGAAAGATAAAACACCGATCACAAGAATGACCGCTGGGGTACTCCAGCGGGCGATACTCTTGTGGTCGATGTTAAGCACGGGGAGAAAGTTTATCAGCCCCGCAGAAAATTTCTACATCGATTCCGCTGTGTCTAGAACAACGGCATGATATAAACCGCCATGGCAATGCAGGCGAGCCAGGCCAAGGCGAGGACTTGCAAAGTGCGGTCCTCCAGTGCAATCTCGTCCGGTGCGCCGCCCTGGCCGCGGTCCACATCGGCCGCATAGCGGAGGATGGCGATGGTAAACGGCACCATGGAAATCTGGTACCACACGCCACCGGTCTGGGCGTCATTTGCGAGTTCGAAGCCCCACAAGGTGTAGCAGATGACCACAGCGGTGGCGGCTAGGGTCCACACGAAGCGCAGGTAGGTGGGCGTATACCCCTCGAGGGACTTGCGGATTTTCGCGCCGGTCTGTTCTACCAACAGGATCTCCGAGTAGCGCTTGCCGGAGGCCATAAACAGCGAGCCAAAGGCCGCCACCAGCAGGAACCACTGGGACAGCTCGATGCCCGCGGCTACGCCACCGGCCATGGTGCGCAGCATGAAGCCGGAGGACACCAGCGCAATATCGATCACCGGCATATGCTTCCAGCCAAAGCAATAGCCCAACTGCAGTGCGATATAAATCGCCATCACGATAGCCAGCTGCGGCCCGGCCGTAGCGAGGAAAGACAAGCCGATGGACAGGCAGATGAGCACCACGGCCATGACATAGGCAAGCTTGATCGGTAGCACACCCGAGGCAATCGGGCGGAAGCGCTTGGTCGGATGCTCTTGGTCCTCTCGCCAATCCTTCGCATCGTTAATCAGGTAGATGGAGGAAGCGCCGAGGCAGAAGACGACGAAGGCCAAGAGGACGTCGAGAAGCACGCGGCCATGGAACAGCGCTTCGGCGCCGGCCGCGGCGGGGGCGGCCAGCACCAGGACGTTTTTCACCCACTGCTTGGGGCGCAGGGCCTTAATCATGCCATCGACAAGATTCTTTGGCGGCTTGCGCTTGCGGCCGGTATCTACGCCAGAGGTGTGCGGTTCCGAATGGAAAAAGTGCTGGTTTCCATCATCACTCATGCTTCATTCCTTTCATCACGACCTCCGCGGTAGCAGCGCCGATGGCCGCGCCCACGGCCGTATCTGTTGGGTAGTGCACTCCGAGCACCATACGCGATGCCATCATTACCGGCACGCCGAGAAGAGGCGCCTTGCGGCCGGTAAGGCGGCTTACCGCCACCAGGAATGCGGTGGTCGAAGTCGCGTGCGAGCTGGGGAAAGACAACTTGGAGGGGGTCTTTACCCCCACGCGCACGTACGGATAGTCCGGGCGCTTGCGGCGCACGATGCGCTTGAGCACCACGCTGGCGGCGTGCGCGAGGAAGGCGGCGGCCCCAACACGGATCCAGCCTTCGCGGCGGCGCTTGTCGATGCCCGCCCCTACCGCAGCGCTGCCCATCCAGCCCAAGGCATGCTCGCCCCAGTGGCTAAGCCCGCGGGCGGTGGGAAGCACGCCGGGCACGTCGAAGGCCGCACCCTGGATGGATTCGAGGACGCGCGATTCTGCTACGGAAATCTTATTGGGCATCGAAGACCTTCTTCCACGACTCGCGCGAGGTCAGCTCCGGCTGTGCCGCGCGGTATTCGGTGCGCAGGTCGTCGAAGTTCTCCTCGATTTCCTTCAGCAGATCGCGGGTCTGGGTCACGAGGTCCTTGGCTAGGTCGCGATCACGCTTGCGGAAGGCCACGCCGGTGCCACCCGCGGTGGACACGGTGGCCGAATCAACGCGGGACAAGGTGAACCAGCGAGCCTCGTCTGGGGTGAGGTTGAGCTGCGGCGCCTCATGGTGCGCAGCATCTTCCTTGCTGACGAGGTGCTTGAGGCCCTTGATGGCCCACGGGATCTTCTTAATCTTGGCCAGGCGGCCGCCGATATTGCGGGTGGGTACGCCCGGCGCGCCGGTGGGAGCCGGCAGCTCATCGGCGGATTCCAGGATCACGGCATCGGAGTAGTTCTTACGGATCTGCGCGATGCGCGGCAGCGAAGACTCCAGGATGTCGAAGAGATGGTCCGGTCCGGCCAGGAAGTCCCGCATGGCCTCAATCTGGATGGCCATGGTGGAGTATTCCATGCACATGGTGTGCTTGAGGGTGGACTTAAAGATGGACTTGGTAATGCCCTTGGCCGGCCCCTCGTGGTACATCGCGGCTACGATGAGGCGGTTGCGCAGGTGGAAGTAGGCCTGCCAGTCAATGGCATCGTCCTTATCCGCCCAGGCCATGTGCCAGATAGCGGCGCCCGGCCAGGTCACCGTGGGGAATCCGTTGCGCGCCGCGCGCAGGGAGTACTCGGTATCGTCCCACTTGATAAACAGCGGCAGCGGCTGGCCGTTGGTTTCTGCCACGATGCGCGGGAAGAGGCACATCCACCAGCCGTTGTATTCCACGTCTACGCGGCGGTGCAGCGCGCGGGAATCGTACTTCTTGGGATCCAGGTGGGTTTCGCGGGTGCCGATGGCGCGCAGCGGGTACTTGGCAAAGTCGTGGTCGTAGACGGCGTGCGGCGCCGCGCCCCACATGAAATCGGCACGGTTGACCTGCTCGCCGGTGGTGCGCAGCTGGGAGCGCTCCTGCAGGTTGAGCATCTGGCCGCCGACGATGATGGGCTTGGCCGCGTAGCGGGCCGCCTGAACCGCACGCAGCACGGAATCCGGCTCGATAGCGATGTCATCGTCCATGTACAGGATGAAGGGCGAATCGGTATTTTCCAGCGCCTCGTACATGATGCGGGAGTAGCCGCCGGAGCCGCCCAGGTTGCCTTGGCGGAATTCGCGGAAGCGCTCGCCAAAGTGGGCCACCGCCTCGTCGTACCCCGGCTCATCGGCTGGGTGCTGGTTGCCTTGATCCGGCATGAGGACGAAGTCGATGATCTCATCTACTACCGGGTCCTCGGCCAGCGCCTTGAGCGCTGCCACGGCATCGGTCGGGCGGTTAAAGGTGGGAATACCAACCGCCACGCGCTTGTCCTGCGCCGGCTGCTCGGTGCCGTCCGGCAAAAGCTGTGGGCCGGGGGCATGGGGGGAGCACCAGGCGGCGTCGGCAAGCGTGGTTTCCTGCTCGGCGGTGATATCGAACCACAGCCAGCCGCCATCCTCGAAGTTCTTAAGCGGCAGCTCGAACTCGTGGTGGCCGGTGCCTACCAGGTGGTTGGCCACGGAAATGCGCTGGCCATCCTGCTTGGAGCGGTAGAGGGAAATATTTGCTTGACCCTCAATGTCCAGGCTGAGGATTACGGAGCGCAGCTGGGACCAGCGGCGCCAGTAGGAGGCTGGGAAGGCGTTGAAGTAGGTTTCAAAA
This genomic stretch from Corynebacterium tuberculostearicum harbors:
- a CDS encoding NAD-dependent succinate-semialdehyde dehydrogenase; its protein translation is MFAIENPNTGKSEDQFERIDDSQRDDILDRSTAAYDAWRSTRIEERAAVLSRAADLYEERIDELADHIGREMGKLTRWAKAEVQIVADIYRYYSEHAHELLADEYLPAQNADKTVVRKEPIGPLLGIMPWNFPYYQVARFAAPNLLLGNTIVLKHASICPLSSQACQDILEEAGLPKDAYINIYASGSQMDAFVADKRIKGVSLTGSEGAGSAVAKTAGENYKKSVLELGGNDPFLVIDDENLEWVLDQYNLIRMYNTGQACNAPKRLIVLEDFYDRTVEYLEKKIGDMKVGTYDDENADIGPLSSIDARDEIVERLEKAAANGDAKIRVGGKKIDREGAYMEPALLTDVDPSTDVGCNEIFGPVAIVYKAKDVEEAIEIANNSEYGLSSSVWGTDLDAAFEVANQLNDGMTFVNEASVTAAGLPFGGVNRSGYGRELARWGVGEFVNEHLYRVSGQDSPGNSPAM
- a CDS encoding DUF732 domain-containing protein, which encodes MRKLVVVGAALCLGLAGCDSATVDSEPPQETEVAPLERESEAPSSSSESATSKSQEDRGAREISEIPSAEVPEPDAKYLDKLKDAGVNVDGVEDQLLGAGKAACDENEVTISAVAGQLIEQQRTTQSFEELSQLIKDSARSGIC
- a CDS encoding alpha/beta hydrolase — encoded protein: MTASIKGRVLSVIMAVAVALGLAVVAGSQPAEAANRDWLRRDATGTCEWDKVGWWVQRCDVWSQAMGRTIPVQVQPAKRGGNAALYLLDGLRATDRTNAWVNDVNAAKTYEPHNITLAMPVGGAASFYADWQGPATYDLENPVNYKWETFLTSELPGYLERNFGVARNNNSIAGLSMGAGAALTLAAKHPNQFRQALSYSGFLTTTVPGAQTMMRFAMLDAGGFNINAMYGSLFNPKRFQNDPLLLIPKLRNTNLYISAASGVPGAGDAHYLPEHQAAGAALEVGSNITTRVWEGAARLQGLNPTVDYPAQGLHNWEQFGYQLNRSKPQVLNVMNAW
- a CDS encoding HNH endonuclease signature motif containing protein is translated as MTTATAPPKQAYFSTNDMEDTVCVMAMVQRIQSWQLFQAVLPQLEDDVDCTLAVLSKRLGLSRWRVSSAIQAHFRMRELPLTTAVQTEHWILDLPRLQVIDVELRPLGEDEAQIQLVDAALADFLTPKDPGQHVPTEPEIRNFLRGFIDGLLKPDLSAQIERAVSVSYSGGQATIVLKTDKATAAAISRHIDKAAAQEGVSKAEALESLIFNRTSTKVVINTYRTGEDPSRVFIPSAGWCDLGEDLAHDSAVRTLTAEDVKKYVPSEEIRAWVQGRDATCRWPGCSMPAHYCQLDHRVEYGDKGPTSVGNLVCLCQHHHNVKTDGRVRYIMDPFTGDIVWMFEDGTYEVDRAAGPLAPRNIHWKLTWERFLKLRRGPLQGL
- a CDS encoding phosphatase PAP2 family protein translates to MPNKISVAESRVLESIQGAAFDVPGVLPTARGLSHWGEHALGWMGSAAVGAGIDKRRREGWIRVGAAAFLAHAASVVLKRIVRRKRPDYPYVRVGVKTPSKLSFPSSHATSTTAFLVAVSRLTGRKAPLLGVPVMMASRMVLGVHYPTDTAVGAAIGAATAEVVMKGMKHE
- a CDS encoding decaprenyl-phosphate phosphoribosyltransferase; translated protein: MSDDGNQHFFHSEPHTSGVDTGRKRKPPKNLVDGMIKALRPKQWVKNVLVLAAPAAAGAEALFHGRVLLDVLLAFVVFCLGASSIYLINDAKDWREDQEHPTKRFRPIASGVLPIKLAYVMAVVLICLSIGLSFLATAGPQLAIVMAIYIALQLGYCFGWKHMPVIDIALVSSGFMLRTMAGGVAAGIELSQWFLLVAAFGSLFMASGKRYSEILLVEQTGAKIRKSLEGYTPTYLRFVWTLAATAVVICYTLWGFELANDAQTGGVWYQISMVPFTIAILRYAADVDRGQGGAPDEIALEDRTLQVLALAWLACIAMAVYIMPLF
- a CDS encoding alpha/beta hydrolase-fold protein, giving the protein MRKSTSPSKARKGLAVAAVPTAIAVGLALLPNATAQSSVGDLSSAIGGDSSLSDHFAPKDPPARTPLNTEYPDVKGLPEGVKINRVEYLTNRHLMVYIKSAAMPDKEQKVQIQLARDWYSHPEKKFPEVWALDGLRARDDESGWTIETNILNQYADRNVNLVMPVGGESSFYSDWEQADRGKRYMWETFLTKELIPILDNEYRSNHKRAVTGLSMGGTAAMNLAERNPHLFNFVGSFSGYLDTTTRGMPEAIMAAQRDAGGYDSRKMWGEPGSQNWIDHDPKLGIENLKDMKVYVSAGSGKDDFGNANSVAKGQANLAGMGLEVISRMSTQTYVDYAKRAKINPVIKFRPSGVHSWEYWQFEMQQAWPYIADALEMDKADRGADCEAIGAIAKETKSGVIGSCLNNEYDVAKKGKAQDFESGTAYWSPDTGAHALFGRIGARYAEIGGPTSWLGFPKTGESKTPDGKGRFVHFEHGSIYWSPETGAWEITGDMFQAWGKNGYEKGDLKYPTGPVKKVGEGYMQEFQDGVLTRNPDGSNQVVHGAIGAKYKDMGGAESALGFPTSGENAVNGGFFQTFEKGNIYWSPKTGAHYILKSKIMDRWGQAGWEQGEFGWPTSDYSEIAAGGLSQEFQHGKISEVLGQVRTEKK
- a CDS encoding cutinase family protein; this encodes MRKTITVVAALVVLAVIGVGASRYLNQGTDSPAPHTTEQAAPPQPQQPEWCPRVEFISAPGTWESAADDDPINPSANPRSFMLSITKPLQEAYGDDVKVWTLPYTAQFKNINAQHEMSYDDSRTEGTAKMNDELRSVHQSCPATKFILSGFSQGAVIAGDVADEIGGGQGAVPAENIAGVALIADGRRQNGVGQNPGRKVGGVGAEIALQPVSGLVQPIVPGASMRGARHNGFGSLADRTFQICAPNDSVCDAPPNVTNALERAQGLIAANGVHAQYASNSGVIDGTTANQWVVGWARQLIDAA